Proteins co-encoded in one Chitinophagales bacterium genomic window:
- a CDS encoding 5-deoxy-glucuronate isomerase, protein MVSPKTIGTAKTTETKTLQERRHDLQVVVPVKNEIRKVEAFYATPVLNKAEEIIGESNSTFQFLRLARVLLEKGNTAHRILENEEAVYYVNRGVVSISIGDENYKLGKGDVLYVGIHSRIAITTDDHCDVSEFKAVKCHTAYPIQLIRHADIEGTELAADLGNKRPTSKRTVFKLVDKNVQANRLLFGDTYMANRGGVGSYPPHFHGPDGPHGLGMNAKEEIYHFRCESDIEGDVPYVLQNCALPEEKVNVYAHIFDEVAINVTPTYHDTIAPPAVDFMFTWCLASFTEGHRDWSEIYNKPGYELEW, encoded by the coding sequence ATGGTATCACCAAAAACAATCGGAACAGCAAAAACTACTGAGACAAAAACACTACAAGAACGAAGACACGATCTACAAGTCGTTGTGCCCGTCAAAAATGAGATTCGGAAAGTAGAAGCTTTTTATGCAACTCCTGTGCTCAACAAAGCAGAAGAAATTATTGGCGAATCCAATTCCACTTTTCAGTTTTTGAGACTTGCTAGAGTCTTGTTGGAAAAGGGAAATACAGCCCATCGAATTCTTGAGAATGAGGAGGCTGTTTACTATGTCAATCGTGGAGTAGTTTCAATTAGCATTGGAGATGAAAACTATAAATTAGGTAAAGGTGATGTGCTGTATGTCGGTATTCATTCCCGTATTGCCATTACAACTGACGACCATTGTGATGTAAGTGAGTTCAAAGCAGTAAAATGCCATACCGCTTATCCTATACAATTGATTCGCCATGCGGATATTGAAGGAACAGAATTGGCTGCTGACTTGGGCAACAAAAGACCTACTTCAAAGCGTACAGTATTCAAATTGGTAGATAAAAATGTACAAGCCAATCGCTTGCTTTTTGGAGATACCTATATGGCAAATCGAGGAGGAGTAGGAAGCTATCCTCCGCATTTTCACGGCCCTGACGGCCCTCATGGATTGGGCATGAACGCCAAAGAAGAAATCTACCATTTTAGATGTGAATCTGATATTGAAGGAGATGTACCTTATGTGCTGCAAAACTGCGCTTTACCAGAAGAAAAAGTAAATGTCTATGCCCATATTTTTGATGAAGTGGCCATTAATGTAACTCCGACTTACCATGACACCATTGCACCGCCCGCAGTAGATTTTATGTTTACTTGGTGTCTGGCAAGCTTTACTGAAGGACATAGAGACTGGTCCGAAATATACAACAAGCCAGGATATGAACTTGAATGGTAA
- the kduD gene encoding 2-dehydro-3-deoxy-D-gluconate 5-dehydrogenase KduD has translation MDNPFSLNNKIALITGASRGLGQALAIALANAGATVICSSSRSGGTDDTIQKIIDKGGAAFGIAADLSDRGAVKNLLETAFEKYGRIDILVNNGGTIARYPATDFPLEEWDRVIEVNLTASFYLSQLAGKKMIEQGSGKIINIASMLSYSGGITVPAYTASKHGVAGITKALANEWAQYNLQINAIAPGYFRTDNTQKLQDDPIRSESIQNRIPANRWGNPEDLGGALVFLASSASDYVNGTIINVDGGWMAR, from the coding sequence ATGGATAATCCTTTTTCTCTTAATAATAAAATTGCACTTATCACTGGGGCAAGTAGGGGTTTGGGACAAGCTCTTGCCATAGCACTGGCCAATGCAGGAGCAACCGTTATTTGCAGCAGTTCCCGCTCTGGAGGCACCGATGATACTATTCAAAAAATTATAGACAAAGGAGGTGCTGCCTTTGGAATTGCAGCTGATCTGAGTGATAGAGGAGCAGTGAAAAATTTATTAGAAACTGCATTCGAAAAATATGGGCGAATTGATATTCTTGTCAATAATGGCGGAACAATTGCTCGTTATCCTGCCACTGATTTTCCTTTGGAAGAGTGGGACAGGGTCATTGAAGTGAACCTGACTGCTTCTTTTTATTTATCTCAATTGGCGGGAAAAAAAATGATTGAACAAGGAAGCGGAAAGATCATTAATATTGCTTCAATGCTCTCTTATTCAGGAGGAATTACGGTTCCTGCCTATACAGCTAGTAAACATGGAGTGGCAGGAATTACCAAAGCTCTTGCCAATGAATGGGCGCAATACAATCTGCAAATCAATGCAATTGCGCCAGGATATTTTCGGACGGATAACACACAAAAGTTACAGGATGACCCCATTCGTTCGGAATCCATACAAAACCGTATTCCTGCCAATCGCTGGGGCAATCCAGAGGATTTGGGAGGAGCACTTGTATTTTTGGCTTCAAGTGCCAGTGATTATGTCAATGGAACAATCATCAATGTGGATGGCGGATGGATGGCGAGGTAA